From the genome of Bacillus thermozeamaize:
AACTCGCCCACCTGCGTTCCATCCATTCTGTACAAAGCCACCTTCGCCATGTGGATCCCCCTTTCTCTCGAGCACTACGCTTTCGCTTGCTGTTTTTGCACCTGTTTGATGGCGCTTTTGATCGTGACATAGGATTTCCTGGTTCCGGGAACAGCGCCCTTGACCAGGATGAGATTTTTTTCCGGGATGACCTTGACCACTTCCAGGTTTTGAATCGTCACCCGATCGCCGCCCATGCGGCCCGGCAGGGGCATTCCTTTAAACACGCGGTTGGGTGCAATCGCTCCAAGCGAACCAGGGCCCCTGTGATACTTCGAACCGTGCGCCATCGGACCCCGTGACTGGTTGTGCCGCTTGATCGCACCGGCAAAACCTTTCCCCTTTGAAATCCCGGTGACGTCCACCAGTTCCCCTTCGGAAAAGATATCCACCTTGATCTCCTGTCCCAGCTCGTAACTGTCCAGGTCGACGTTTCTGATTTCGCGAATCACACGCTTCGGCGTCGTTCCCGCTTTGGCGGCATGACCTTTTTCCGGTTTGTTGGCCCGATGCTCCTTTTTGTCTTCAAACCCGATCTGAATGGCAACATATCCATCCTTTTCCGGCGTCTTTTTCTGCAAGACAACGCAAGGCCCCGCTTCGATCACGGTGACCGGAACCACGTTCCCATCCTCTGTGAAAACCTGGGTCATGCCCAGCTTTTTCCCCAAAATGCCTTTCATCATCTCGTCTCACCTCCATAACCAACATTGTTCTTTAGAGCTTGATCTCAATGTCGACGCCAGAAGGCAAATCCAAACGCATGAGTGCGTCTACCGTCTGCGGCGTCGGGCTGATGATGTCGATCAGCCGTTTGTGGGTACGCATCTCGAATTGCTCACGGGAATCTTTGTATTTGTGAACCGCCCGCAAAATCGTAATGACAGACCTTTCCGTCGGCAGTGGTATCGGCCCAGACACCTGTGCCCCTGAACGTCTGGCTGTATCCACGATTTTTTCCGCCGATTGATCCAGAATGCGGTGATCGTAAGCTTTCAAACGGATGCGGATTTTCTGTTTTGCCATGTCTGTCCCTCCTTTTCGCCCATTTTAAAAACGGACATACTCTGCGGAAATTTCCCTTGCCCATGACAATGCACCCGGGCGTGTCGGCAACCTCCCGCTTCATCGCGTCCCGTAGAGACCAACATTCAACATTATATCGGAAGAGATGGGTACACGCAAGAGAAGTTCCGGGACTTGCTCCAAGCTTGTACATGCAAAGAGCACCTGCAAGATGCAGGTGCTCATCGCCGCCGGCTTCCCGTTCATTCTGTTGATGTTTTAGGCTTCAATCTTGGTCACAACACCGGCTCCGACCGTCCGGCCGCCTTCACGAATCGCGAAGCGGGTTCCTTCTTCAATAGCGATGGGAGCAATCAGCTCAACGCTCAATGTGACGTTGTCCCCCGGCATCACCATTTCCGTGCCTTCCGGCAGTTTCACAACGCCGGTCACGTCAGTGGTACGGAAATAGAACTGCGGGCGATAGCCGTTAAAGAACGGGGTGTGACGGCCGCCTTCTTCTTTGGTCAGGACGTAAACTTCACCTTGGAACTTGGTGTGCGGCTTGATGCTGCCAGGCTTGACGATAACCTGTCCGCGCTCTACTTCCTTCCGGTCGATACCGCGCAGCAGCACGCCGATGTTGTCGCCGGCCTGCGCTTGGTCGAGGAGCTTGCGGAACATTTCCACACCGGTGACCACCGTCTTCTTGATTTCATCGGAGAGACCGACGATCTCCACTTCATCCGATACCTTGACAACACCGCGCTCCACGCGTCCGGTGGCCACGGTACCGCGACCGGTAATGGAGAACACGTCCTCGACAGGCATCATGAACGGCTTGTCGATTTCCCGCTGCGGCGTCGGGATGTATTCATCCACCGCTTTCATCAGCTCGATGATCTTCTCGCCCCACTCGCTGTCCGGATTTTCCAGAGCTTTCAGAGCGGAACCGCGGATCACCGGAATCTCGTCGCCCGGGAAGTCGTATTCGCTGAGCAGGTCGCGCACTTCCATCTCAACCAGTTCCAGCAACTCTTCGTCGTCCACCATGTCGCACTTGTTCAAGAAGACG
Proteins encoded in this window:
- a CDS encoding 50S ribosomal protein L3 — translated: MMKGILGKKLGMTQVFTEDGNVVPVTVIEAGPCVVLQKKTPEKDGYVAIQIGFEDKKEHRANKPEKGHAAKAGTTPKRVIREIRNVDLDSYELGQEIKVDIFSEGELVDVTGISKGKGFAGAIKRHNQSRGPMAHGSKYHRGPGSLGAIAPNRVFKGMPLPGRMGGDRVTIQNLEVVKVIPEKNLILVKGAVPGTRKSYVTIKSAIKQVQKQQAKA
- a CDS encoding translation elongation factor Tu codes for the protein MAKEKFQRTKPHVNVGTIGHVDHGKTTLTAAITHVLARQGKAQAFAYDQIDKAPEERERGITISTSHVEYETDNRHYAHVDCPGHADYVKNMITGAAQMDGAILVVSAADGPMPQTREHILLSRQVGVPYIVVFLNKCDMVDDEELLELVEMEVRDLLSEYDFPGDEIPVIRGSALKALENPDSEWGEKIIELMKAVDEYIPTPQREIDKPFMMPVEDVFSITGRGTVATGRVERGVVKVSDEVEIVGLSDEIKKTVVTGVEMFRKLLDQAQAGDNIGVLLRGIDRKEVERGQVIVKPGSIKPHTKFQGEVYVLTKEEGGRHTPFFNGYRPQFYFRTTDVTGVVKLPEGTEMVMPGDNVTLSVELIAPIAIEEGTRFAIREGGRTVGAGVVTKIEA
- a CDS encoding 30S ribosomal protein S10, with the translated sequence MAKQKIRIRLKAYDHRILDQSAEKIVDTARRSGAQVSGPIPLPTERSVITILRAVHKYKDSREQFEMRTHKRLIDIISPTPQTVDALMRLDLPSGVDIEIKL